The proteins below are encoded in one region of Nilaparvata lugens isolate BPH chromosome X, ASM1435652v1, whole genome shotgun sequence:
- the LOC120355087 gene encoding uncharacterized protein LOC120355087 isoform X1: protein MTLFPGIFLGNTGQVQDIPRTLCAVWVYGKSNSFERGKEKLKEAEIYTDLSTDCEEPRKHQRRHRAKKMFLSLSDESSDELARDVLPLPTVPNSILGTPESLDTEIITKKFPQNTSTPETSNLTKSSCEVQASSVNTPPLRSNQKASNDTEVVRCRIKDAANTDIEEPVKKSGFLKQKRSWIEKENEMK, encoded by the exons ATGACCCTATTTCCCGGGATCTTTCTGGGAAATACGGGACAGGTTCAGGATATCCCGAGGACATTGTGTGCTGTGTGGGTCTATGGCAAATCGA ATTCTTTTGAAAGGGGCAAAGAAAAGTTGAAAGAAGCAGAAATCTATACAGATTTGTCAACAGACTGTGAGGAGCCAAGAAAACATCAACGCCGTCATAGagcaaaaaaaatgtttttgtctTTATCTGATGAATCCAGTGATGAACTGGCAAGAGACGTTTTGCCACTACCCACAGTGCCAAATAGTATTTTGGGCACTCCAGAAAGCCTAGATACAGAGATTATTACTAAAAAATTCCCACAAAACACATCCACTCCAGAGACAAGTAATTTGACTAAATCATCTTGCGAAGTGCAGGCCAGCAGTGTGAATACACCCCCTCTCAGATCAAATCAGAAGGCATCAAACGATACAG AAGTTGTACGATGCCGCATAAAAGATGCTGCCAATACCGACATCGAGGAGCCTGTAAAAAAGAGTGGCTTTCTAAAGCAAAAGAGAAGCTGGATAGAAAAAG AAAACGAGATGAAATGA
- the LOC120355087 gene encoding uncharacterized protein LOC120355087 isoform X2 has translation MTLFPGIFLGNTGQVQDIPRTLCAVWVYGKSNSFERGKEKLKEAEIYTDLSTDCEEPRKHQRRHRAKKMFLSLSDESSDELARDVLPLPTVPNSILGTPESLDTEIITKKFPQNTSTPETSNLTKSSCEVQASSVNTPPLRSNQKASNDTDKPNSAHALLRANSELNYK, from the exons ATGACCCTATTTCCCGGGATCTTTCTGGGAAATACGGGACAGGTTCAGGATATCCCGAGGACATTGTGTGCTGTGTGGGTCTATGGCAAATCGA ATTCTTTTGAAAGGGGCAAAGAAAAGTTGAAAGAAGCAGAAATCTATACAGATTTGTCAACAGACTGTGAGGAGCCAAGAAAACATCAACGCCGTCATAGagcaaaaaaaatgtttttgtctTTATCTGATGAATCCAGTGATGAACTGGCAAGAGACGTTTTGCCACTACCCACAGTGCCAAATAGTATTTTGGGCACTCCAGAAAGCCTAGATACAGAGATTATTACTAAAAAATTCCCACAAAACACATCCACTCCAGAGACAAGTAATTTGACTAAATCATCTTGCGAAGTGCAGGCCAGCAGTGTGAATACACCCCCTCTCAGATCAAATCAGAAGGCATCAAACGATACAG ATAAACCTAACAGTGCCCATGCACTTCTGAGGGCAAACTCTGAACTAAACTATAAATAA